One Gloeocapsa sp. DLM2.Bin57 genomic window, TTATTACCATACGAGGGCTAAATCAAATTGTCTCACTACCTATTTAGTTCAGAATCAGTAACAGAAGGTCACCCCGATAAGGTTTGCGACCAAATTTCCGATACTATTGTAGATGCTCTCCTGGCTGAAGATCAACATAGCCGTATTGCAGCAGAAGTTGTTGTTAATACTGGATTGGTCTTAATTACTGGAGAAATTACCTCTCAAGCTCATGTTAACTTTGTTGACTTAGCTAGAAAAAAAATTGCTGAAATTGGTTATACAGACGCTAAAAACGGTTTTTGCTCCAATAGCTGTGCTGTTTTACTCGCCATAGACGAACAATCCCCCGATATTTCTCAGGGAGTAACTCTAGCTAAAGAGCAAAGAGATAAACTCAGTGAAGATGAATTAGATCAAATCGGTGCGGGAGATCAAGGTTTAATGTTTGGTTACGCTTGTAACGAAACACCAGAACTAATGCCTTTACCTATTAGTCTAGCTCATCGTATCTCTCGACAATTAGCTTATGCTCGTAAAAACGGAGATTTACCCTATTTAAGACCTGATGGTAAAACTCAAGTAACCATTGCTTATGAAGATGGTAAACCCGTAGGCATAGATACCATATTGGTCTCCACTCAACATACAGAAACTATCGGTGAGATAACCGCAACTGATGCAGTACAAGCTAAAATCAAAAGCGATCTCTGGGAAGTAGTAGTTAAACCTGTATTTGATGATCTTGAGCTTAAACCCAATAACAACACCCGTTATTTAGTTAATCCTACTGGTAAATTCGTGATTGGTGGACCTCAAGGTGACGCGGGATTAACAGGACGTAAAATCATCGTTGATACCTACGGTGGTTACTCTCGTCATGGTGGTGGCGCTTTTTCTGGTAAAGATCCCACCAAAGTAGATCGCAGTGCTTGTTATGCTTGTCGTTATGTAGCTAAAAATATCGTGGCTGCAGGTTTAGCTGAAAAATGCGAAGTCCAAGTTAGTTACGCTATTGGTGTGGCTCGTCCCGTCAGTATCATGGTAGAAACCTTTGGTACAAGTAAAGTTGCCCAAGAAAAACTTCTAGAATTGGTTAAAGCTCATTTTGACCTACGTCCCGCGGGAATTATTCAAGTATTTAATTTACGCGGTTTACCTGGTGAACGTCAAGGACGTTTTTATCAAGATGTAGCAGCATATGGTCATTTTGGACGTAATGATTTAGATCTACCTTGG contains:
- a CDS encoding methionine adenosyltransferase is translated as MSHYLFSSESVTEGHPDKVCDQISDTIVDALLAEDQHSRIAAEVVVNTGLVLITGEITSQAHVNFVDLARKKIAEIGYTDAKNGFCSNSCAVLLAIDEQSPDISQGVTLAKEQRDKLSEDELDQIGAGDQGLMFGYACNETPELMPLPISLAHRISRQLAYARKNGDLPYLRPDGKTQVTIAYEDGKPVGIDTILVSTQHTETIGEITATDAVQAKIKSDLWEVVVKPVFDDLELKPNNNTRYLVNPTGKFVIGGPQGDAGLTGRKIIVDTYGGYSRHGGGAFSGKDPTKVDRSACYACRYVAKNIVAAGLAEKCEVQVSYAIGVARPVSIMVETFGTSKVAQEKLLELVKAHFDLRPAGIIQVFNLRGLPGERQGRFYQDVAAYGHFGRNDLDLPWEQTDKAALLKEAAMSLAV